One window of the Sciurus carolinensis unplaced genomic scaffold, mSciCar1.2, whole genome shotgun sequence genome contains the following:
- the LOC124975034 gene encoding olfactory receptor 8K5-like — protein MAYDRYVAICNPLLYNVIMSQRLCHVLVGIPYLYSIFQALMITVKIFILTFCGSKVITHFYCDDVPLLPMLCSDARDIELLIILFSAFNLFSSLLIILVSYILILLAICRMHSAESRKKVFSTCGSHLTVVVVFYGSLLFMYVQPKSTHSFETDKLVSVFYTLVIPMFNPLIYSIRNKEVKNAFHRVFKNQCKFCI, from the coding sequence atggcctatgaccgctatgtggccatctgcaaccctcTGCTCTACAATGTCATCATGTCTCAGAGACTCTGCCATGTGCTGGTGGGCATTCCATACCTCTACAGCATCTTTCAGGCTCTGATGATCACTGTTAAGATTTTCATACTGACCTTCTGTGGCTCCAAGGTTATCACTCATTTCTACTGTGATGATGTACCCTTGTTACCTATGCTCTGCTCAGATGCACGGGATATAGAATTATTGATCATACTGTTTTCAGCATTTAATTTGTTCTCATCCCTCCTGATCATCTTGGTATCCTACATTCTGATTCTGCTTGCCATATGTCGAATGCATTCTgcagaaagcaggaaaaaagttTTCTCCACATGTGGGTCTCATCTGACAGTGGTGGTGGTGTTCTATGGGTCTCTACTTTTTATGTATGTGCAGCCCAAATCCACTCACTCCTTTGAAACTGATAAACTGGTCTCTGTATTTTACACTTTAGTGATCCCCATGTTTAACCCTTTGATCTACAGCATTAGgaacaaagaggtaaaaaatgCCTTCCACAGGGTCTTTAAGAATCAATGCAAATTTtgtatttga